ACGCTGCGGATTGCAGACTCGCACCGCGaagctcgccgccggctcgggcggGGCGGGGGTATCGGTCGGCGAGGGAGTACCGTAGCgagcctcgtcgtcgtcagGCGACGTAGCTTCGAGCGAGGCCGCGTCTTTTGGGGGAGGGGAAGGGGCATCAGAAGCATCATTAGGGTCGGAAGCGAGGTTTGAGGCATCAAGAGTGTTCTTGGCAGTTTCAGGAGCGTCGGGagcggcaggcgcatcAGGCGCATCAGGCGCGTCAGGCGCGTCAGGCATGTCCTTGGCGGCGTCAGGCGCATCAGGAACATCCTTGGCGGCGTCAGGCGCGTCCAAAGTCTTGGCATTATTCGCATCCGAAATAGCTTCCGATTCCGTCGCATTCGACGCCGCCACGGCCCCGCTAGGCGCATCCtggtccttggcctcggcatcCGCCGCAGGCTCGCTGTGGTTGGGCGTATCGTCCGCAGTCGCCTGCACGCCCTGTGCCTCGTCACTTTCGCCATGGCCGTCCTTGTCCTCCTTCccctcctcttcctcctcgcTCTTTGGGGGCCCACGCCGCCTAAAGTAGTCTTCCCACCAAGCCTCAAACTCGACGCAGGACACGTCGATGCCCAGCGCCGTGGTCGCACTCGTATCGAGTTTGCACCGCCCAGGGCGCTGTGTCGACGCATTCGGATCCGCCTCGTACTCTGGCTCGAGGTGGTCCGCTGACacgacctgctcgccgcatgcgcggttccacgcacgcgccatcACGAGGCACATGTCAAACTTGGACATGGCCTCTTCGGCAGAAAAGTGCAGCAGCTTGGGCACCTCCTTTCCACGCTGGAGCTCACACAGCGCCAcaagcgcacgcgccacaTCGGCAACATTCGTAGGGTACCGAATCGAGTGTGCATCCACCGTGCGGGGCGCATCCGAGAGCAAATTTCCAAGAAGTACATTGACCGCCGACTCGGCATCGTACGTCGTCTCGCCGTACAGGACCGGCACACGTACGCTGGTCGTCGGCCCCGGTGCATCCGCAACGACCTTTTCCGCATCGCACTTACTGCGTCCGTACGCATTGAGCGGATTCGGTTCCGCGTCGGTCGCATACGGCGGGTTGCGTCCGTCAAAGACATAGTCGGTCGACAGGCTCACGAGGTACGCCGGGGGCGAGAGGCCTCCGCAGATcctgccgagcgtcgccggcaCCTCGACGTTCAGCGCCTGGGCTGCGTCTGGTTCCTTTTCCATCACATccggccgccgctcggccgcggtgTGGATCACCGCATCGGGCCGCACCTGCgccacgagcgcctcgacggccgccgcgtcggtcAGGTCCACCCTCGCAAGGCGGTCATTTGCGCGTGAGAATGCAATACCGGTCACCTCGTGCccggcctgctcggcggcatgtaccaccgcgcggccgagcagcccCGAAGCGCCCGTGACCAAAAGCCGCATCGAAGCAGGAGGAGAGCCGGTCCGTGTCACAATGTCACGTGTCACTACCACTGTTGTGTGGAGGTGAtgatcgccgaggcgtgggacgcggcggcggccgcgtgtgccgcgcagcacaaAGGGGCCGTGGACGACGTGCGTAGCGTATCTGACGTAGGCATGGACGTGTTTGGTTGCGGTGTTTGATCCCCGCGAGCCGGCGCAGCTTTCGGTGCGGCAAAGTGGTACGTGCCccgactgacgcagcgccgatccaggcggccgtcgcATCGGTGGGCCAGAGCCCTGCGGAGGCTGCAGCGTGGTACGTCGACCTGTGTGAAGAGGCGTATGCGAAATactgcgcgacggcgctggagccgctcgctgccggcgccAATGGGCAGGAGCATGTGCCTGGCGCGATCCACGCGTGCTTTGCGTGGCTCTGCGAGCGGTACGCCATGCTAGGTGGTGCGGAGCACGGGGGACTGTGCCTgcccgaggccggcgcTCCGCTGCTTCTGCGGTGCCAGACGCAGTTTACGCTCGCAATGCACGGCGCAaggctcgaggcgctcccgGCCTACTTTGGCCATGTACTCCGCGAGACGCATGGCACGATCCTTGCGGACCCATCTGGCGTgcaggtcgccgcgcagctgcgtgtGCTCGGGCTTGCGACGCTTGTGCAGGGTATGCTAACGTCGACGGCAACGCGCCTCCTGGAGAACGCCGTGCGGAGAGAAACGGGCGCAAGCacggtgcgcctcgcgcagacgCTGCAGTACGCCGCCTTTCCGGCGATGCACGATATGTTGCAGCACCAGCTCATGCCGGCGCTtacggcgctgctggatgCGCGGCCACACGGcctgccgctcgccgatgaggcgccgcgcgacgtgtgGGATGTGAGCGTGTCGCATATCCACGACGAGTcgatgcgcacggtcgcgcctgcgcctgacCACGAGTCGCTGtacctgcgcctcgagtaCGGGctgtcgcgcgcgctcggccatgTGCGGTACGTTGTTTTTCTTACGCAGGCTGGCGCAGCTGTACGAAATTGTGGGAATGTATCCCAGGAGCCGTGGGGCGCTGGGCGATCTCATggtacgtcgccgtgcTCTCACCCAGGCGTGGCTCGAAAAGTCTGACGAGCGCGTAAACATTGCCGAGGCGTTCTCTGCAACGTACGTCCTTTTGCTCACCCAGCCTCAAAGCACGCCTGCTGCACCCCGGTGTGGACACGCATGCGATCCTCGTGTACTATGTGAATATTGTctatgcgctgcgcctcgtcgataCCTCGGGTGTGATTTTGTCGCAGGTGCTGCCGCCCGTGCAGCGGTACCTGCGTACGCGCCCTGATACCATCCATGCCGTCGtgtcggcgctgctcggcgacgacccCTCCTTCCAGCTCTTGCGTATGGagctcgcgagcgccggcgcgtcgctcacgACGAGCCATGCGCGCGCCCAGgaggacgaagaggcgcaggcacggCCCGAGTACTGGACGGATCCGACGTGGGCGCCCCGCCcggtcgacgccggcccCGAGTTTGGCcagatgcgctcgcgcgacgtgatCGACCTGCTCGTGTCGATCTTTGACGACCACGCCGGCTTTatccgcgcgctcgagcagcataccgcgcaccagctcgtgcgcacgcaAGACTACGACACGagccgcgtgcagcgcaacaATGCCATCTTTAAGCGGCGCTTTGGCGAGAGTAGTCTGCACCACTGCGACGTGATGCTCGCGGATatcgcgacgtcggccggcCACGACGCGCACTTTCACCGGGCGTGCGACgggacgctcgccgcgacgccggccacgGCCGTGCACCCCCTGGTCATCTCGCGCCAGTTTTGGCCGGAAATCGATACGCGCACCTTTACGCTGCCAATCCGcctggccgacgcgctcgacgcatACGCGCAGCATtatgcgcgtgccgagcgtaAGCGGCGCGTCAAGTGGCtgccgcacctcggcacggtcgacgtcgaggtcgagatgagcgacggccgccgcatccAAGCGTCGGTCAGTCCGCTGGAAGCCGCTGTCGcagagctcgtcgcgggcATGGGCGTTCCTGCGGAAGCCGGCGCAGAAGACGCGATCGAGAcggacgagagcgacggcccggcgcggcccAAGCCGCGTATCGTCACCGCCGATAATGTCGCATccgcgctcgagatcgACCGCCAGacggcggtcgccgcgctccgcttctgggcggcgcacgacgtcctcgccgagctcgccgcgccggcctcgggcAGTTTCGCGGTGCAAGAGCGTGCGATTTCGTAGCTATCCACTTGCTGTCGGCTCGCCCAGCAAGCCGTGCAAGAGACTATTTTCACGTACTGTACGCACCAGGTCCTGCCCGGTgcatgcagcgccgcgctgtaCCAGGGTATTGTACCGGCGCATTCCCTCGCTGCGGTCGCcctcgccaaagagcgccgtGTGCAGCACATGCTCTGCGAGCGTGTGCACGGCGTTGTGCATCGATGAGGCATTATCTGccgcgtcgatcgccgcgaggcgctcgcgcaggaggcgcgcgagaaAGTGCGCGGTCTGGCTGTCGGCCAGGTACAGCTGGAGAAGAGTGGGGCCCGTGTCCGGGGGAcagtgctgcagcgccagcgcagggcgcgcggtatgcgcctcggacgagagGGGCAGCGAGCGCGGGAGCGCCTGCCACGGCccacgcgccgtcgacgtcggGGGATAGAGCGGGGCAttcgcgccgaggcgcacaaaCACCAGGTCGTgctcgcccggcgccgtgctgcacaCGGTAAACTCGGCCgtggcggcgtgcgcaaagGTGAGCACCGGGGGATCAAAGTACAGGTCCTTGCCCTGAAGCTTGATGCGCAGGTctgcgtcgggcgcgtcgagtgCGACCGAGatcggcgccgagggcaCGCCTGTCACGAGCCCCTCtgcgagcgctgcggcgtggaagacgatgcggcggggtgcgtcggacgcggcggcctgcgcgagagGGCACGTCTTGATCGCCATAaagagctcgcgcagctcgcgatCGCTCAGTGCATGGTGCGCGTCCTGTTCGCGGATCGCCTGCACAAATtggtcgaggagcaggttGGGGTTGCGGCGTGCAAAGAGACCCGGCGTATTGGCatcgccgtgcagcgcatcgttgagcgcgagcagcgcaaacgTGACGTccgtcgcgagctcgagcgtaAAGGTCGGTGGAAGGTCTGCACGGTTGCTGCGCAGCCAGTGCGCGGCAAACGCCAGGAGCATCACCTCAAAGTCGTTCAGCGCCGTAGGGAAGCGCAAATCGAGAAGgagcacacgcagcgcggcctcgagcgaaaggccgccgaggcggtgctgcgcgacgtacgcctcgagcagcgggcggtgcgccggcTCGTACAAAAAGTGCGAGAGGGACGTGCGGGAGAGTTCGGGGAGCAGGTACATGAGCCGCGCCTGGCTCTCGACGTCCACCGGGCGCCTCAAttcgcgcaggagcgccggcagcgccgcaccaaggtgcgcctgcagcgcgtcgaggtggcgcagcgccacgacacggtccgcgtcggtggccgcggagcgcaccaccgcgcccggcacgaggcgcgtgtGCCGCAGCGGCAGAATCGCCAGCGGAACGTACCCATCGCCGAGGTCCGGTGTCGAGtgcagctggcgcagcaTGTACGCCGACAGCTCTTCCGGGCTTGTCGGCACATTCATGGGCTTGGCAAGCACGAGCGTATCAGAGAAAATGTACAGGTAACGCAGCTTCAcgtacgcctcgccggcAGACTGCAGCACCGGCATCAGGCGCaggaggcgccgcgggggATCGAGCGCCATGCCGTACGGCACTTCGGCCGGAAAGCGCGCTAGGACCGCCGTGCTAGACAAGGACAGCTCCGTGcagaggcgcgcgagagcaatcgtgctcgtcggcagcacgacggtgcgcgccgcgatgcTCGCCGACTCATCGCCCTGCAGACACACGATGCccgagcgcaccggctcgggcgtTGTGCGTGCgtccggcgtgcgcgcaatcgtcgccgcgcggcccttgtcggcgaggcgcgtgcgcgacgtcttgcgccgcagcgagcccagcagacgtgcgccgcggccctcCTTTTTCGGGGGATCGgcaagcggcggcgcgtcgctgctgtgtggcgcgctcgcgctgcgcggcgacggcacgagcatcggcgacgaccgcccGCCCCCGCTCACGGACCGTCCCGAGCGATGGCTCGGCGTCCGCGGCGAAaggagcagcggcgcctcgagcttgtGCATGTCGTccagcggcgaggcgctcggcacagGATCGTGCAGTTCGATGCGCGGCTTGTTTGGCTCAtgcagcgctgcgccgtgcagcaTGCCATGCCACGTTCCCATCGCCGGCGAGTCGGGGGTCGAGTAGGCCCCAATCGCGAGGTGCGGCACTGTGAGTGcaggcacgcggcgcggcgcctcggtgggCGGTGCAGGCAGCGGCTTCTcagcgtgcgtcggcgtgcgctcgagcgcggtgcgcggcgagttgtccgggcgcggcgagctcccGAGCACAGCGTCCGCTGGGAGGGGGGACAGgagcggcgtgtcgcgcgctACGCCGTCCACCTGCTCGATCCCGAGGCCCATCGGCGCAGGGCGGCTCGGCATCGTGCCGGTGCGTGCGATCGGCGTGCTGGGCTgcaccttgccgagcgcctgcagcgcctcggtgcccggcttggcgctcggcgcagcggcgctgcccgcgCTCACGGCCCGCGCGAGGTAGCCCGCACCTttgcgtgtgcgccgcgcccgcgcctcgcgtgcctcggcgtcgagctggCTCGAGAGGCCTTGGAGCATGTTGAGCACCTCTTCGTTCTCGGCCGGTGCATGAGCAGGGCCCCGaagcgaggcgctggcaCGCGCCCGCTGTTCCTGGGTATCCGTAGTCTGTGTCGAGGAAGACGAGTCGGAAAAGGCCGAGTGCGTCACGTCCGAGCGGAGACGCGCGGCAGGCTCGGGGACCGGCCGCGCTTTGTCGCTGTCGGCCCGCAGGCGGGCGTAGGCGTTCTGCACGTTGCTCGGCTCGTGCGGTGCCGGCTGGTTCGCAGCGggccgcggcacgagctTGGAGCGCGCAGacggcgtcgtcggcgtcgaaGGCGCGGTGCCTTTGCGTGCGTCTCCGTTgccctcgcggcgcacaatCTTTTGAAACATTTGTTTGCGTgcgacctcgcgcgcggacACGGATCGCatgagcgtcgcgcgcttggggtcgcgcggcggcgtcgcttCTTCCTCCTGCGTAGCGTCCGAGGTATCCGACTCGATCGATACGTCC
The Malassezia japonica chromosome 2, complete sequence genome window above contains:
- the vps5 gene encoding Vacuolar protein sorting-associated protein vps5 (EggNog:ENOG503NUKF; COG:E; COG:I; COG:U), with amino-acid sequence MRLLVTGASGLLGRAVVHAAEQAGHEVTGIAFSRANDRLARVDLTDAAAVEALVAQVRPDAVIHTAAERRPDVMEKEPDAAQALNVEVPATLGRICGGLSPPAYLVSLSTDYVFDGRNPPYATDAEPNPLNAYGRSKCDAEKVVADAPGPTTSVRVPVLYGETTYDAESAVNVLLGNLLSDAPRTVDAHSIRYPTNVADVARALVALCELQRGKEVPKLLHFSAEEAMSKFDMCLVMARAWNRACGEQVVSADHLEPEYEADPNASTQRPGRCKLDTSATTALGIDVSCVEFEAWWEDYFRRRGPPKSEEEEEGKEDKDGHGESDEAQGVQATADDTPNHSEPAADAEAKDQDAPSGAVAASNATESEAISDANNAKTLDAPDAAKDVPDAPDAAKDMPDAPDAPDAPDAPAAPDAPETAKNTLDASNLASDPNDASDAPSPPPKDAASLEATSPDDDEARYGTPSPTDTPAPPEPAASFAVRVCNPQRVSDRVSSHVVYTVRVTTDAKWIEKNELSALRRYSEFRWLHAAMVHNHPGVIVPSIPEKVKLNNMAPELVEFRRRALEQALHKMLQHPLLQKDEDLLMFLQSPNLAADIKARDQVKGAVITPEQKTYLGWSQSLSTSRFRETDEWFNQQQEYLSQLEARLASVVAAIQTLAQSRQELAAAQEGQYKSLVALSGGTLSRGVSTCFGALAEMKKRAADASSALATHEAQVLGLVFHEYERLIGNVRKAFATRIDVWQAWQRAHDDLNKLKARHRRSNVGHLDAQMHALSSAELLAAALHSRFEDVSQLCKAEMQRFEREKVADLRAALAEYVHTFQTVQQETMDELAHCEAIVKRHASRGKGKGEKGAESEAAGKVEAPVEASGEAPVEAPSHGPETEASNGPKAEASDAPQSEASNHTEPDVPATEKPGVPPTAEATADSTAVQSTA
- a CDS encoding uncharacterized protein (COG:D; COG:O; BUSCO:EOG09260FKU; EggNog:ENOG503NYHB); the protein is MIAEAWDAAAAACAAQHKGAVDDAWTCLVAVFDPREPAQLSVRQSAPIQAAVASVGQSPAEAAAWYVDLCEEAYAKYCATALEPLAAGANGQEHVPGAIHACFAWLCERYAMLGGAEHGGLCLPEAGAPLLLRCQTQFTLAMHGARLEALPAYFGHVLRETHGTILADPSGVQVAAQLRVLGLATLVQGMLTSTATRLLENAVRRETGASTVRLAQTLQYAAFPAMHDMLQHQLMPALTALLDARPHGLPLADEAPRDVWDVSVSHIHDESMRTVAPAPDHESLYLRLEYGLSRALGHVRLAQLYEIVGMYPRSRGALGDLMAWLEKSDERVNIAEAFSATLKARLLHPGVDTHAILVYYVNIVYALRLVDTSGVILSQVLPPVQRYLRTRPDTIHAVVSALLGDDPSFQLLRMELASAGASLTTSHARAQEDEEAQARPEYWTDPTWAPRPVDAGPEFGQMRSRDVIDLLVSIFDDHAGFIRALEQHTAHQLVRTQDYDTSRVQRNNAIFKRRFGESSLHHCDVMLADIATSAGHDAHFHRACDGTLAATPATAVHPLVISRQFWPEIDTRTFTLPIRLADALDAYAQHYARAERKRRVKWLPHLGTVDVEVEMSDGRRIQASVSPLEAAVAELVAGMGVPAEAGAEDAIETDESDGPARPKPRIVTADNVASALEIDRQTAVAALRFWAAHDVLAELAAPASGSFAVQERAIS
- a CDS encoding uncharacterized protein (EggNog:ENOG503Q50S; COG:U) is translated as MNAAGEDPRGRLGATPPGVRAGSPETLRSTSGSGSARTDAIAKLRRAASQREIRRISPRSVRVHKVDAAPQVVQLQPPMLAAPVMHDIDGSVYSEGSEPRTTPWLTPSPSGDVQRSVSSDQLTTPHPGESSPLPSLDQLRRKILQERKTTGLSRSASASATSRVARAYTMQKLMGATTPVPYNDMFAFVRSVNEARSAQLGDTSQTSAGDVSIESDTSDATQEEEATPPRDPKRATLMRSVSAREVARKQMFQKIVRREGNGDARKGTAPSTPTTPSARSKLVPRPAANQPAPHEPSNVQNAYARLRADSDKARPVPEPAARLRSDVTHSAFSDSSSSTQTTDTQEQRARASASLRGPAHAPAENEEVLNMLQGLSSQLDAEAREARARRTRKGAGYLARAVSAGSAAAPSAKPGTEALQALGKVQPSTPIARTGTMPSRPAPMGLGIEQVDGVARDTPLLSPLPADAVLGSSPRPDNSPRTALERTPTHAEKPLPAPPTEAPRRVPALTVPHLAIGAYSTPDSPAMGTWHGMLHGAALHEPNKPRIELHDPVPSASPLDDMHKLEAPLLLSPRTPSHRSGRSVSGGGRSSPMLVPSPRSASAPHSSDAPPLADPPKKEGRGARLLGSLRRKTSRTRLADKGRAATIARTPDARTTPEPVRSGIVCLQGDESASIAARTVVLPTSTIALARLCTELSLSSTAVLARFPAEVPYGMALDPPRRLLRLMPVLQSAGEAYVKLRYLYIFSDTLVLAKPMNVPTSPEELSAYMLRQLHSTPDLGDGYVPLAILPLRHTRLVPGAVVRSAATDADRVVALRHLDALQAHLGAALPALLRELRRPVDVESQARLMYLLPELSRTSLSHFLYEPAHRPLLEAYVAQHRLGGLSLEAALRVLLLDLRFPTALNDFEVMLLAFAAHWLRSNRADLPPTFTLELATDVTFALLALNDALHGDANTPGLFARRNPNLLLDQFVQAIREQDAHHALSDRELRELFMAIKTCPLAQAAASDAPRRIVFHAAALAEGLVTGVPSAPISVALDAPDADLRIKLQGKDLYFDPPVLTFAHAATAEFTVCSTAPGEHDLVFVRLGANAPLYPPTSTARGPWQALPRSLPLSSEAHTARPALALQHCPPDTGPTLLQLYLADSQTAHFLARLLRERLAAIDAADNASSMHNAVHTLAEHVLHTALFGEGDRSEGMRRT